In one Carettochelys insculpta isolate YL-2023 chromosome 6, ASM3395843v1, whole genome shotgun sequence genomic region, the following are encoded:
- the CLP1 gene encoding polyribonucleotide 5'-hydroxyl-kinase Clp1, whose translation MAEETGDEKKQVAKFELERETELRFEVEASQTVQLELLGGMAEIFGTELTRNKKFSFDAGAKVAVFTWHGCTVQLSGRTEVAYVSKDTPMLLYLNTHTALEQMRRQAEREDERGPRVMVVGPTDVGKSTVCRLLLNYAVRLGRRPTFVELDVGQGSVSIPGTMGALYIERPADVEEGFSVQAPLVYHFGSTTPGTNIKLYNKITSRLADVFNQRCEVNRRASVSGCVINTCGWVKGSGYHALVHAASAFEVDVVVVLDQERLYNELKRDLPHFVRTVLLPKSGGVVERSKDFRRECRDDRIREYFYGFRGCFYPHAFDVKFSDVKIYKVGAPTIPDSCLPLGMSQEDNQLKLVPVTPGRDMVHHLLSVSTADGSEENISETSVAGFIVVTGVDVDRQVFTVLSPAPRPLPKNFLLIMDIRFMDLK comes from the exons ATGGCAGAGGAGACGGGAGATGAGAAGAAGCAGGTGGCAAAGTTTGAGCTGGAGCGGGAGACAGAGCTTCGCTTTGAAGTGGAGGCCTCGCAGACTGTTCAGCTAGAGCTGCTGGGGGGAATGGCAGAAATCTTTGGCACTGAGCTGACCCGCAACAAGAAGTTCAGTTTCGATGCTGGTGCCAAAGTGGCTGTGTTCACCTGGCATGGCTGCACTGTGCAGCTGAGCGGCCGCACTGAAGTAGCTTACGTATCAAAGGACACGCCTATGCTGCTCTACCTCAACACCCACACTGCCCTGGAACAGATGCGGAGGCAGGCAGAGCGTGAGGATGAGCGGGGGCCTCGGGTCATGGTGGTGGGGCCTACGGATGTGGGTAAGTCGACTGTGTGCCGGCTGCTGCTGAACTATGCTGTGCGGCTGGGGCGCCGACCCACCTTTGTGGAGCTGGATGTGGGCCAAGGCTCTGTCTCTATTCCTGGCACCATGGGAGCACTGTACATTGAGCGGCCTGCTGACGTAGAGGAGGGCTTTTCTGTCCAGGCCCCCCTGGTCTATCACTTTGGTTCCACCACTCCTGGCACCAACATCAAACTCTATAACAAG ATCACTTCTCGCTTGGCTGATGTCTTTAACCAGCGCTGCGAAGTGAACCGTCGGGCTTCAGTCAGCGGCTGTGTCATCAACACGTGCGGCTGGGTGAAGGGTTCAGGGTATCACGCCTTGGTGCATGCAGCCTCAGCCTTTGAGGTGGATGTGGTGGTCGTGCTTGATCAGGAGCGCCTCTACAATGAACTGAAACGGGACCTGCCCCATTTTGTGCGCACAGTGCTGCTCCCCAAGTCAGGTGGGGTGGTGGAGCGCTCTAAGGACTTCCGGCGTGAATGCCGGGATGATCGCATCCGTGAGTACTTTTATGGCTTCCGTGGCTGCTTCTACCCTCATGCCTTTGATGTCAAATTCTCCGATGTTAAAATCTACAAAGTGGGGGCACCCACCATCCCTGACTCATGCCTGCCGCTGGGCATGTCACAGGAGGACAATCAGCTCAAGCTTGTGCCAGTAACGCCGGGCCGTGACATGGTGCACCACTTGTTGAGTGTCAGCACTGCTGATGGCAGTGAGGAGAACATCTCTGAGACCAGTGTAGCTGGCTTCATCGTTGTCACTGGGGTGGATGTAGATCGCCAGGTTTTTACAGTGCTATCACCAGCACCTCGCCCACTGCCCAAGAACTTCCTGCTGATCATGGATATTCGCTTCATGGACCTTAAGTAG